From the genome of Nicotiana sylvestris chromosome 2, ASM39365v2, whole genome shotgun sequence, one region includes:
- the LOC104248304 gene encoding protein FD-like, producing the protein MEEVWKNINLSSLNGDTTTSSRDHIDPQQNISNSTNFGGMILQDFLARPFANNPKTAAKGYVPPIFPPPAAAAAVTVLTLNSGPGLHFFGNLRQNSSSEQQKSISNTSFEDLASPVGGNTNGRKRCSESDDNNSSDQKNKRMIKNRESAARSRARKQAYTNELEQKVAHLMEENVRLKKQQQPLCLAAAAQLPKKKSLYRTSTAPF; encoded by the exons ATGGAAGAAGTTTGGAAAAACATAAATCTTTCTTCTCTAAATGGCGACACTACTACTTCTTCTAGAGATCATATTGATCCACAACAAAATATTAGTAATTCTACCAATTTTGGTGGCATGATTTTACAAGATTTCTTGGCTAGGCCATTTGCTAATAACCCTAAAACAGCAGCAAAAGGCTATGTCCCCCCTATTTTTCCTCctcctgctgctgctgctgctgttacTGTGTTGACATTAAACTCTGGCCCTGGACTTCATTTCTTTGGTAACTTAAGGCAAAACTCAAGTTCTGAGCAGCAAAAATCTATTTCTAATACGTCATTTGAGGATTTGGCTTCACCAGTTGGAGGGAATACTAATGGAAGAAAGAGGTGCAGTGAGTCTGATGATAACAATTCAAGTGACCAGAAAAACAAGAGGATGATCAAGAACCGTGAGTCTGCTGCTAGATCAAGGGCTAGAAAGCAGG CTTATACGAATGAATTGGAGCAAAAAGTAGCCCATTTGATGGAAGAAAATGTCAGGCTCAAGAAGCAGCAACAGCCG TTATGCTTAGCAGCAGCTGCTCAACTTCCAAAAAAGAAGTCTCTCTATCGAACTTCAACAGccccattttga